The nucleotide sequence tctgctcagctcttcctgctctataacatgatggtgatagattagatagcattgttctggtgacaggttccctttaagtgatacaGATTGGATAGGCCGGGAGCCTGGAAAGAGCAGACACTGTATTGTAGTTAGTCAATGGATTCACACAGGGAGTTGCCTTGAAAATCTTAAGTGTGATCTAACTAAAGTAGATTATTCACAGCTACCAGACAGTTTCATACTGTTCAGTATTAGGAAAAGTGAATATGGCGGGTGTACATCTGGTTTAGGACCACACAAACACTGAATTATATTAGGCTATTCCAATCTGACCTCACGTAGTGCATTTTATTTGTACATTAAGCTTGCTTAATAAAAATGATACAGTATGTCATCAACCTTCCATAATATAAAGGTCTAAAAAAAACTCTGTGAATTATCTGCACAGCAGCACCCTGCTGGTATCATGTATAAACTGGCCCATAAAGAGAAAATATGATgactatttacattttttttattttgttttgaaaGTTCATCAAGAAgtgtcaccttaaaggggtactctggtgaaatcttttttctttcaaatcaactgatgtcagtaaATTCtgtatagcaggagaggttttctatggagatttgctgctcctctggacagtttatgacatggacagaggtggcagtagagagcagtgtgtcagactggaaagaatacaccacttcctgcaggacatacagcagctcataagtactggaagactggatttttctgaactattaaattataacattcctgatTCTACATTGTCAATGGCAAAAAATAGCAATAACTCCGAAATTGCTGATTCTTGGTCAATCAAAAAAATAGTCATAAAAAAGTGACATCTTTGcaagaagtgaaaaaaaaaaaaaaaaaaaagttacagtcaGAACATGGCGatccatgcatttttttttttttttacagtaaaacaaaAACTAGCCAAGTTTAGTACTGCTGGGTTTATAGTATGTAAAAGTAACTTAATACGTCCCATTTACCGTACGGTGAAAATTattgtcccacaaaaaaaaatccactatacaaaaatgaaaaaaaaagatggtctcttttgttttttttttccaattttctcTACAATTCTGGCGTCCTAATACATCCTATGGTAAAATAAAGAATGGCAGTAAAAAGTATTTGTCCTgcaaaccccccaaaaaataaaaaatccaccatagaaaaataaaaaaaagttggtcTTAGAAAGTAAGGAGGAAAGAAATGTAATCGAATTTCAGGGGGTCAGTAACAAGTTAAGTGGGGGACCCACTGAAAATATAGGAAAGGTGATCATGGGTGTAGGGGTGAGAGGCACACTCAGAGAATAGGGTAACaatgggtaaggctgggttcacactgcgttttttttcagtctgtttttttcatgtgttttttgcaaaaaaaaaagatgaaaaacagataaaaaaaaaaaactgatgtatttgtgtgcatcccttttgatgcatttttgcattgacttccattataaaaaaatgtaaaaatgtataaattgtaaaaaaaaaacataaaaaaaggatgaaaaaacagactgcaaagaaATCTGCAAAAAACaagaaattaataataataataataataataataataataataataaccaacCATTACAAAGACGTAGAAATGTACTCAGGACAGGGAGATCTAGGAAACATCTTCATTGTTTAATGGTGTGTAAAGTGCACGAGACACTTCACTAATAAATAAACCATGGCGCTATAAATACGAGAGTACGAAACAAGGAGGTACAGTGCTTCAATAGAAAACATCATGAATAACGGGGCGAATGTTTCACCATCACACACACGGATGCTCAGATACTCTGGCATCATCTCCCTTTTCTAGGGTAATAGTAATAAAACCATCTGCACTAGTAACATGCACCAATGGACTCTAGAACAACATGCCGTCTATTTCATGTTCTGCCCGTACACGACCAGCAGTCCCGGAAAGGAAAGTGTTAATTGCCGGAGGTGGCAATAACATTGTGCTTCTTCCTGACATCCTTCCCTGGTATTGTGCACAGGGCAGCATCACACTGACATGCCGGCTTTAATGGGATCTGAGACATGACACAGCTTTGCCTCTTCGGGCATTTAACCAACTCTTGACCACGTTGACCAATGGCTCGGCAGAGTCTTCTTCATGAGATGAtgagttccctttaagaaaggttCCAGAATTCCGTACCATAGTGGATTCCAGGCTGGACATGTCCCGCATCCGCTGACACTCGGACAATCAGTTTGAGGTTATGTCTTTTGACAAGGTTTTCGGCACCGAGAGCACAACGACAATCACGTCCAACAATGTCCAATGTAAACTTGAGGGCCTCTGTTCAGATTAAGGTCAAGCAGTTTCTGGCCGGAAAATCTCTTTAAGGACAGCCACGCATGGAGTGGAGCTATCCTCTTTGACAGGGCACTGGGGTCTCTGCTGGTGGTTTGGAGACTTTGACTCTGGTCTACTGAAAAGTTCCCGGACGCCTTGTCGGAATCTCAAGTCCCTGATGCTGTAGATGACGACATTCCAGCAACTGTTGGAGGTGAGTATCCAAAATGCATAGAAAGAAAATTCACACCAGACATACCCCAGGACATTGCCCACCACAAAGACGGCAATGGGGCTGAACGATGCGGAGAAGGCGAACGTAAGGATCCCAATGGTTTTGGCTGCGGTGATGTCCGAGAACGAAACCTTGCTGCAGGTGCTCTGCACCTCCACCTCCAGCTGCTTCCTCACTTTACAGTACTGCCTGATAGAAGCAAAGGTGACAAAGTTTATAATGAAGGTGCCACCCAGCAAGGAGAAGTCAAAGACTGGAAAGATGAGCATTATATTCAGGGCGGGATCCTGCGGTTGCATGGCGGTGATCACATAGTTGCACATTTTGCTGCAGGAGTTGTATTCCAGAGATATGTTTCGACTGAATATCATGGGCACCAAGGCCAACATGAAGCTGAAAATCCAGGAGAAGACGATAAGGTATCCTGTTCTTTTCCGAGTAATCACAATCCGCTTGTGGAGAGGTTTGAGCACGGCTATGCTCCTCTCCACCGACAGTAAGAATATGGTGGATATGGAGACAAAGGTGCAACCGGCAAAGATAAGTCCCATGATGAAACAAGGGACTTGGGAGGTCAAACTGGAGGGAGTTGTCTCATCAAGCCCGTAAACAATCCGGGTAACTTCCATGTATACGGAATAAGGCACGACCAAAAATCCGACCGCCAAGTCTGCGAGAGCCAAAGAAGTTTTCAAGAAGCCTTGAGACGTCCTCAACTGCTTGGTCCTCAAGAAGACCAGGAGGCTCACCACGTTGCCTACTGTGATGGTCACGATAAGTAACACCATGAGAGAGATCTTAAAGGTGTCTCCAAGTAGACTTGTGCTGCAGAGGCTGCAATTCCGAGAGGAAGAAGTGGTGTTCTCGAGCATTGGAGAAGCAGGAGAAGTCAAAGTCAGAGCAGAAAATCCATCATCTAGTCCTTCTCCAGGCTCTCAGATGGCCGGCGGTAGAAGAAGCAGAATACATGTCCCCAACTTGAAGACTGAAACATCTTTTCTCATCAACATGGCACGTCGCCCTCGCCAAGCATCCGTCCCCAGGTAAATATTTTCAGCTCTGAGCAAACAAGGATATTTCTGTGGCAAATTGAAAGCAATCCAAACACTAGATGCAGATAAGGGATTTACCGAGACGGTTAGCGCAATCACTCTTTCAAGAGCGTTATTAGCCTAGTTCCTTCCCATAGAACAGGGGGGCCATGGAGTGTTTGCTTTACAGTGAAAATGCAGCCAAAAAAAACTGGGCCCATACAAACAGATCTCAGGAGCTCCAGATGTGTCCAGCCGTCCAGAAAGGAAAATCACAGCGAAAAGAGACAGGAACACGAGAGTGGAagccgcgtgtgtgtgtgtaatccCTTATTCTGCTCTCTTATTCTTCTcgtccctctctcctcctctcaccctttCCCTCCCACCCTTCTGTCTCTGTGCACTGCtatcctcctctctgtccccaacATTCTCAGTGCAAAGGAAGCCTGGTGGACGAGGACCTCAATACATGTATATTTAATAGCATTGACTATtggtggtaataataataaaatgaataataataataaaaagaagaagaggaagaagaatacATTCAGAGAATATGTCTAAAATATAATAGTTTACAATATTTTTTACACTGATCAGATTCATATGTATTACTATACTTATGTAGtaaacatactatactgtatatatatatatatatatatatatatatatatatatatatatagtacacacacagtaCTGAGCAAATTAGAAGGGGTACctcagacttttttttctttcaaatcatttggtgtcagaaaaatatataaattattaatttatttctatttaaaaatctccaatcttctagtacttatcagctgctgtatgtcctgcatgaagtagtgtattctctccagtctgacacagtgctctctgctgccacctctgtccatgtcaggaactgtccagagcagaaatggttttctatggggatttgctgctgctctggacagttcctgacatggacagaggtggcagcagagagcactgtgtcaggctagaaagaatacaccacttcctgcaggacatgcagcagctaataagtagagataag is from Dendropsophus ebraccatus isolate aDenEbr1 chromosome 14, aDenEbr1.pat, whole genome shotgun sequence and encodes:
- the LOC138771801 gene encoding neuropeptide receptor 22-like, with protein sequence MVLLIVTITVGNVVSLLVFLRTKQLRTSQGFLKTSLALADLAVGFLVVPYSVYMEVTRIVYGLDETTPSSLTSQVPCFIMGLIFAGCTFVSISTIFLLSVERSIAVLKPLHKRIVITRKRTGYLIVFSWIFSFMLALVPMIFSRNISLEYNSCSKMCNYVITAMQPQDPALNIMLIFPVFDFSLLGGTFIINFVTFASIRQYCKVRKQLEVEVQSTCSKVSFSDITAAKTIGILTFAFSASFSPIAVFVVGNVLGYVWCEFSFYAFWILTSNSCWNVVIYSIRDLRFRQGVRELFSRPESKSPNHQQRPQCPVKEDSSTPCVAVLKEIFRPETA